Proteins encoded by one window of Salvia splendens isolate huo1 chromosome 5, SspV2, whole genome shotgun sequence:
- the LOC121804210 gene encoding protein ACCELERATED CELL DEATH 6-like, whose protein sequence is MEKPLCISLRWKPWSEFIATTSLTTKEATLLLAKNKRGTTALHEALLTFLENKRGKASLHGCWIRISECLIHNDPHLGYCTNKDEESTLYLAAKAGLKDCVSLILRLLPDQECLNDLFNKKSPIEAAIQGNHKDVLEAMLDTNRSFFHLRDKNGRNPLHHAADYGYLEGVNLLRIRFPEMATQRDKSGSFLILVASSEGHVDVVEVLLQDLPDTAEVLDTDGRNILHLAARHGRTNVVRSVLRNRHLHELINMTDEAGNTPLHLATRHWHPMVVRDFTWDKRVDVSIINDNGMTALDVAEYHMQLKDFQYLTWTALMAASTPRALTGNTLGELVATVTYAAGFTVPGGYNSSDNDHNNTPGLATMLRHMAFQVFVLTDVLAMYSSLTAAVVLGWALSFDFVLVVKALPLFGGALMMMCIAFTAGIYLVVHDIWWVRTGVLIVGIHFVIKLVLLGLPLCFPVSSPNLFLRYISY, encoded by the exons ATGGAGAAACCCCTCTGCATCTCGCTGCGGTGGAAGCCCTGGTCAGAGTTCATCGCCACCACCAGCTTGACGACGAAAGAAGCCACTCTTCTACTCGCGAAGAACAAGAGAGGCACCACTGCCTTGCATGAAGCTTTGTTGACCTTCTTGGAGAATAAGAGAGGGAAAGCATCCCTTCATGGATGTTGGATTAGGATTTCCGAATGTTTGATTCACAACGATCCTCATCTCGGGTATTGTACAAACAAGGATGAAGAATCTACCTTGTATTTGGCTGCAAAAGCCGGTCTTAAAGATTGCGTGTCTTTGATTCTTCGTCTCTTGCCAGACCAAGAATGCTTGAATGATCTCTTCAACAAGAAATCTCCTATTGAAGCAGCTATCCAAGGGAATCACAAAg ATGTTTTAGAAGCAATGCTTGACACGAACCGGAGCTTCTTCCATCTAAGAGACAAAAACGGAAGAAATCCTCTTCATCACGCGGCCGATTATGGCTACCTTGAAGGCGTGAATCTGCTGCGCATCCGCTTCCCTGAAATGGCAACTCAGAGAGACAAAAGTGGCTCATTCCTAATCCTTGTAGCCTCAAGTGAAGGCCATGTTGACGTAGTCGAGGTTCTGCTTCAAGACCTGCCCGATACAGCAGAAGTGCTCGACACGGATGGGCGAAACATCCTGCACCTCGCAGCCAGGCACGGGAGGACTAATGTGGTCCGTTCTGTTCTCAGGAACCGCCATCTCCACGAGCTCATAAACATGACAGACGAGGCTGGGAACACTCCCCTGCATCTGGCCACCAGACACTGGCACCCCATGGTGGTCAGAGACTTCACCTGGGACAAGAGAGTCGACGTTTCCATAATCAACGACAACGGGATGACAGCTCTGGACGTCGCCGAGTACCACATGCAGCTCAAGGATTTCCAG TACCTGACTTGGACTGCACTGATGGCAGCCAGCACCCCACGGGCACTGACAGGCAACACCTTAG GTGAACTAGTTGCCACGGTGACGTACGCAGCAGGGTTCACAGTCCCTGGAGGGTACAACAGCTCGGACAACGACCACAACAACACGCCGGGTCTGGCGACAATGCTGAGGCACATGGCGTTCCAGGTGTTCGTCCTGACGGATGTGCTGGCCATGTACAGCTCCCTCACAGCAGCGGTGGTGCTCGGGTGGGCGCTGTCGTTCGACTTCGTGTTGGTGGTGAAGGCGCTGCCGCTCTTCGGGGGAGCCCTGATGATGATGTGCATCGCCTTCACGGCGGGGATATACCTGGTTGTGCACGATATTTGGTGGGTCAGAACAGGTGTTTTGATCGTGGGGATACATTTTGTGATCAAATTGGTGCTGCTTGGCCTTCCTTTGTGCTTCCCTGTTTCTTCGCCTAATTTGTTCTTGCGCTACATTTCCTACTAA
- the LOC121805371 gene encoding malate dehydrogenase, glyoxysomal-like, with the protein MEANNRISRISAHLHPSNPQMAPILSAAECRAKGGAPGFKVAILGAAGGIGQPLSMLMKMNPLVSVLHLYDVVNAPGVTADISHMDTGAVVRGFLGQGQLESALEGMDLVIIPAGVPRKPGMTRDDLFNINAGIVRTLCQGIVKSCPNAVVNLISNPVNSTVPIAAEVFKNAGIYDPKKLLGVTMLDVVRANTFVAEVLGLDPREVSVPVVGGHAGVTILPLLSQVKPPCSFTPEETEYLTKRIQDGGTEVVQAKAGAGSATLSMAYAAVKFADACLRGLRGDAGIVECAFVASQVTDLPFFATKVRLGRGGAEEVYQLGPLNEYERVGLEKAKKELAISIQKGVSFIKK; encoded by the exons atggaagctaACAACCGTATTTCCCGAATTTCCGCTCACCTCCATCCTTCAAATCCACAG ATGGCTCCGATACTAAGTGCGGCAGAGTGCAGAGCGAAAGGCGGCGCCCCGGGCTTCAAAGTGGCGATTTTGGGAGCCGCCGGAGGCATCGGGCAGCCCCTCTCCATGCTAATGAAGATGAACCCCTTAGTCTCAGTCCTGCATCTATACGACGTCGTCAACGCCCCCGGCGTCACCGCTGATATCAGCCACATGGACACCGGTGCAGTT GTGAGAGGGTTTCTGGGGCAGGGGCAGCTGGAGAGCGCGCTGGAAGGGATGGATCTTGTCATAATACCTGCCGGTGTTCCGAGGAAGCCCGGGATGACTAGAGATGACCTCTTCAATATCAATGCCGGCATTGTTAGGACGCTCTGTCAAGGGATTGTCAAGAGCTGCCCTAACGCCGTTGTTAACTTGATCAGCAACCCGGTGAACTCCACCGTGCCTATTGCCGCTGAGGTCTTCAAGAATGCTGGCATCTATGATCCCAAGAAGCTCTTGGGAGTCACCATGCTTGATGTTGTTCGAGCCAACACCTTCGTG GCTGAAGTTTTGGGGCTTGATCCTAGAGAAGTTAGTGTTCCTGTTGTTGGTGGGCATGCAGGGGTCACAATTCTGCCCCTTCTCTCACAG GTGAAACCTCCTTGCTCTTTCACACCAGAGGAAACGGAGTACTTAACAAAGCGTATTCAAGATGGTGGGACTGAAGTAGTTCAG GCAAAAGCTGGTGCAGGCTCGGCTACTCTGTCAATG GCATATGCAGCAGTGAAATTTGCAGATGCATGCCTTCGAGGCCTAAGAGGAGATGCTGGCATTGTTGAGTGTGCTTTTGTGGCTTCACAG GTTACAGACCTCCCGTTCTTTGCAACTAAGGTGCGACTTGGGCGTGGAGGAGCTGAAGAGGTGTACCAGCTAGGACCTCTGAATGAGTATGAGAG GGTTGGATTGGAGAAAGCAAAGAAAGAACTGGCAATAAGCATTCAGAAGGGAGTTTCCTTcatcaaaaaatga